A genomic region of Macaca mulatta isolate MMU2019108-1 chromosome 5, T2T-MMU8v2.0, whole genome shotgun sequence contains the following coding sequences:
- the NEUROG2 gene encoding neurogenin-2, producing the protein MFVKSETLELKEEEDVLVLLGSASPALAALTPLSSSADEEEEEEPGASGGARRQRGAEAGQGARGGAAAGAEGCRPARLLGLVHDCKRRPSRARAISRGAKTAETVQRIKKTRRLKANNRERNRMHNLNAALDALREVLPTFPEDAKLTKIETLRFAHNYIWALTETLRLADHCGGGGGGLPGALFSEAVLLSPGGASATLSSSGDSPSPASTWSCTNSPAPSSSASSNSTSPYSCTLSPASPAGSDMDYWQPPPPDKHRYAPHLPIARDCI; encoded by the coding sequence ATGTTCGTCAAATCCGAGACCTTGGAGTTGAAGGAGGAAGAGGACGTGTTGGTGCTGCTCGGTTCGGCCTCCCCCGCCTTGGCGGCCCTGACCCCGCTGTCATCCAGCGCCGacgaagaagaggaggaggagccgGGCGCGTCAGGCGGGGCGCGTCGGCAGCGCGGGGCTGAGGCCGGGCAGGGGGCGCGGGGCGGCGCGGCTGCGGGTGCGGAGGGCTGCCGGCCCGCACGGCTGCTGGGTCTGGTGCACGATTGCAAACGGCGCCCCTCTCGGGCGCGGGCCATCTCCCGAGGCGCCAAGACCGCCGAGACGGTGCAGCGCATCAAGAAGACCCGTAGACTGAAGGCCAACAACCGCGAGCGAAACCGCATGCACAACCTCAACGCGGCACTGGACGCGCTGCGCGAGGTGCTCCCCACGTTCCCAGAGGACGCCAAGCTCACCAAGATCGAGACCCTGCGCTTCGCCCACAACTACATCTGGGCGCTCACCGAGACCCTGCGCCTGGCGGATCACTGCGGGGGCGGCGGCGGAGGCCTGCCGGGGGCGCTCTTCTCCGAGGCAGTGTTGCTGAGCCCGGGAGGCGCCAGTGCCACCCTGAGCAGCAGCGGAGACAGCCCCTCGCCCGCCTCCACGTGGAGTTGCACCAACAGCCCCGCGCCGTCCTCCTCCGCGTCCTCCAACTCCACCTCCCCCTACAGCTGCACTTTATCGCCCGCCAGCCCTGCCGGGTCAGACATGGACTATTGGCAGCCCCCACCTCCCGACAAGCACCGCTATGCACCTCACCTCCCCATAGCCAGGGATTGTATCTAG